In the genome of Podospora pseudocomata strain CBS 415.72m chromosome 2 map unlocalized CBS415.72m_2.2, whole genome shotgun sequence, one region contains:
- the RPL43_1 gene encoding 60S ribosomal protein L43 (EggNog:ENOG503P404; COG:J), which translates to MSKRTKKVGIAGKYGVRYGASLRKQLKRIETTQHARYLCPSCGKNAIKRVSTGIWKCNGCSKTVTGGAYLLSTPAATTTRSTLHRLRDLKEGKV; encoded by the exons ATGTCCAAGCGCACAAAGA AAGTCGGGATTGCCGGCAAGTACGGTGTTCGATACGGCGCCTCACTCCGAAAGCAGCTCAAGCGCATTGAAACTACTCAACATGCCCGCTACCTCTG CCCCTCCTGCGGCAAAAACGCAATCAAGCGGGTTTCCACCGGTATCTGGAAATGCAATGGGTGCAGTAAGACTGTGACTGGAGGTGCCTACCTTCTCTC GACACCTGCTGCAACAACGACTCGTTCAACGCTTCATCGGCTCCGCGACCTCAAGGAAGGAAAGGTTTGA
- a CDS encoding uncharacterized protein (COG:S; EggNog:ENOG503P77B), translating to MPSRSQSSQRFASGPDPPSVVYIISHLPPPRAILFLPSSNNSSRQSTTTLYKQLSHSNKQLSPPTTITMETIKNAGNFVADKVNAATSEASKTTNKEVAKDSNASTGTRLDAAGNAISDKFDEKKHEASAETNKQKATH from the exons ATGCCTTCCAGGAGTCAGTCAAGCCAGAGATTTGCAAGCGGGCCAGACCCCCCATCGGTTGTGTATATAATctcccatcttccacctcccagaGCTATTTTATttcttccatcatcaaacaactCTAGCAGACAATCAACCACTACACTCTACAAACAACTTTCACACTCAAACAAACAACTTTCACCACCTACAACTATCACAATGGAGACCATCAAGAACGCCGGCAACTTCGTCGCTGACAAGGTCAACGCTGCCACCTCTGAGGCTTCCAAGACGACCAACAAGGAGGTCGCCAAGGACTCCAACGCTAGCACCGGCACTCG TCTCGACGCTGCTGGCAATGCCATCTCCGACAAGTTTGACGAGAAGAAGCACGAGGCCTCCGCTGAGACCAACAAGCAGAAGGCTACCCACTAA
- a CDS encoding uncharacterized protein (EggNog:ENOG503P0KJ; COG:I), producing MDFSTHSSPSGAEPLTFIEMIDQTTIISLLSTLAILFTALGISKLVLDKHTPGRLRFLFVWHAFDALIHFILEGSFVWHCLFSSTSVREVKGDYFPTPYYYLGQDQKGRVWGSQAAVGQEGYLGAMAQLWMVYAKADRRWAGVDLATLSIEIITVVFGGVMAVLVCWDLARKNVARGNLAMIILATAELYGGYMTFMPEWLSGSANLDTSNFMYKWIFLAFFNGLWVVIPLYAIYVAGADIYDAIWVRSIVEEQKKDE from the exons ATGGACTTCTCGACACACTCGTCGCCCTCGGGCGCCGAGCCCCTTACCTTTATAGAAATGATCGACCAGACGACCATCATCTCGCTGCTCTCGACACTCGCGATCCTGTTCACGGCGCTGGGGATTTCGAAACTGGTGTTGGACAAGCACACTCCGGGGAGGCTGAGGTTCCTGTTTGTCTGGCATGCGTTTGACGCGCTGATCCACTTCATACTGGAGGGGAGTTTTGTGTGGCACTGCCTGTTCAGCAGCACgtcggtgagggaggtgaagggggatTACTTCCCGACGCCGTATTATTATTTGGGGCAGGACCAAAAGGGACGGGTTTGGGGCTCGCAGGCGGctgttgggcaggaggggtATTTGGGTGCTATGGCGCAGTTGTGGATGGTGTATGCCAAGGCTGATAGGAGGTGGGCGGGGGTTGATTTGGCGACATTGAGTATTGAGATTATTAcggttgtttttgggggtgtgatggcggtgttggtttgttgggatttggcgaggaagaatgTGGCTAGGGGGAACTTGGCTA TGATCATTCTTGCGACGGCCGAGTTGTATGGTGGGTATATGACTTTTATGCCGGAATGGTTGAGCGGGAGCGCCAACTTGGATACGAGCAACTTTATGTACAAGTGgatcttcttggcctttttCAAT GGCCTTTGGGTGGTTATCCCTCTGTATGCCATCTACGTGGCTGGAGCGGACATTTACGACGCTATCTGGGTCAGGTCTATTGTtgaggagcagaagaaggacgagTAA
- a CDS encoding uncharacterized protein (EggNog:ENOG503NYZU): MSPLALVDEVIASWLQSRDDTGTMPQNNFNRTGTNTFQTARNQTTTQQMFFNELRFAAARSIRTSTIILASFNIIASFATAVGILVDSYFRERRNNRSYRFKRNGFNFVPEGEIYPLILSIGIFIQSLVFAGAQSTGLDGLFGTGCTMMALVMLPAVFLAPFIQLVFGVELTLRALRKELFAPRGKWNVSICSALVGLFTLAMFLVADFDQSPNFCLTSLFWFVAHYSTACFGLLTAIASVLIICTVVIFIKLHSSIQIEVTARVAASRMVYYLALGAISICFMLPYFYVLTFLNRRGQNNNSLNLSMVAAVVANISGLMNGGLYLFLKSNTISTIGPRDKIGEYENRRARYKIERRYTMDDADSEFGFDEDFKKYKTAADLRRMDSEETLTAYEKEEMVDAKSMRSVRPPSTIYGRRGPASIRSFRSNRLMSAASNVFMPKAPERARVSNAAGGHMRKRSNYSLFPNKNSGAKSSLTFLPATTYSPNNNDNLKPPPSMGNLAAFRHRRDSSLISSATVQIGLRFSSVDDIPPVAQTVVTVQDPHVYNLECPNVVKELQAKGINVQLKRPVGLDSGASTPTGSMKEGSPTSPGRSPVKDAKMKTLPPVPRPMIDTQSVTPAPPSQEITLSPSVYSPQSPSNAKLVPPAKPATNPRSPPMVPPPRRTGETTPPPVADGKNAWI; encoded by the exons ATGTCGCCACTCGCGTTGGTAGATGAGGTGATTGCCTCGTGGTTGCAGTCGCGGGACGACACGGGGACGATGCCGCAGAACAACTTCAACAGGACAGGAACCAACACCTTCCAGACGGCTCGgaaccaaaccaccacacaGCAGATGTTCTTCAACGAACTACGATTCGCCGCTGCCAGATCCATTCGAACATCGACCATCATTTTAGCTTCTTTTAATATTATTGCTTCTTTTGCGACCGCCGTGGGGATCCTGGTTGATTCGTATTTCAGGGAAAGGCGGAACAACAGGTCATACAGGTTCAAGCGGAATGGCTTCAACTTTGTGCCCGAAGGCGAGATCTATCCGCTCATTTTATCAATTGGAATTTTCATTCAAAGCTTGGTCTTTGCCGGCGCTCAGTCGACTGGCCTCGACGGACTTTTTGGCACGGGATGCACTATGATGGCATTGGTCATGTTGCCTG CTGTGTTCCTGGCGCCTTTTATTCAGCTTGTCTTTGGTGTAGAGTTGACGTTGAGGGCACTTCGAAAGGAGTTGTTTGCCCCACGGGGGAAATGGAATGTGTCGATTTGCTCAGCACTTGTTGGGCTGTTTACACTTGCCATGTTTCTGGTTGCCGACTTTGACCAGTCTCCAAACTTTTGCTTAACCTCGCTCTTTTGGTTTGTTGCTCACTACTCGACGGCATGCTTTGGGCTTCTGACGGCCATTGCCTCGGTACTTATTATCTGCACTGTGGTGATCTTCATCAAGCTACACAGCAGCATTCAGATCGAGGTGACAGCTCGCGTGGCGGCCTCGAGGATGGTTTATTACCTGGCATTGGGAGCCATCTCGATT TGCTTCATGTTGCCATATTTCTACGTTTTGACCTTTCTGAACCGGCGAGGCCAGAACAACAATTCTCTCAATCTTTCAATGGTtgctgcggtggtggcaaACATATCCGGACTCATGAATGGCGGGCTTTACCTGTTCTTGAAGTCAAACACCATTTCGACCATTGGACCTAGGGACAAAATCGGCGAGTACGAGAACCGCAGGGCCAGATACAAGATTGAGCGGCGCTATACCATGGACGACGCAGACTCGGAATTCGGATTCGATGAGGATTTCAAAAAATACAAGACGGCCGCTGATCTTCGCAGGATGGATAGCGAAGAGACTCTGACGGCCTACGAGAaagaggagatggtggatgCTAAGAGCATGCGCAGCGTGAGGCCACCTTCCACCATCTACGGTCGACGAGGCCCTGCGTCCATTCGCTCCTTCCGCTCCAACAGATTGATGTCTGCGGCATCCAACGTGTTCATGCCGAAAGCGCCAGAACGAGCCCGTGTTTCGAACGCAGCCGGTGGGCACATGAGAAAGCGCTCCAACTACTCATTATTTCCTAACAAGAACTCCGGCGCCAAGTCGTCACTTACCTTCCTTCCTGCCACCACATActcacccaacaacaacgacaacctcaaaccaccaccctcgatgGGCAACCTTGCCGCCTTCCGCCACCGCAGAGACTCGTCTCTTATCTCATCAGCGACGGTTCAGATCGGACTCAGATTCTCCTCTGTCGACGATATCCCACCAGTAGCCCAAACAGTCGTCACAGTTCAGGACCCTCATGTGTACAACTTGGAGTGCCCCAACGTAGTCAAGGAGCTTCAAGCCAAGGGCATCAATGTTCAGCTCAAGCGTCCCGTGGGCTTGGACTCGGGAGCCTCGACACCAACCGGCTCGATGAAAGAAGGGTCTCCTACAAGTCCGGGCCGAAGTCCAGTCAAGGATgcgaagatgaagacgctGCCGCCTGTGCCGAGACCCATGATTGACACCCAGTCTGTAAcgccggcaccaccatctcagGAGATCACCCTGAGCCCCAGTGTCTACAGCCCACAAAGCCCCAGCAATGCCAAACTCGTCCCTCCAGCTAAGCCGGCTACCAACCCACGGAGTCCCCCGAtggtaccaccaccacgacgaaCAGGCGAgacgacaccacctcctgtGGCGGATGGAAAGAATGCCTGGATATAG